The following proteins are encoded in a genomic region of Thermoflexus hugenholtzii JAD2:
- a CDS encoding NADH-quinone oxidoreductase subunit A gives MYLLLSLVLLGATLLLWWALRPKKPNPLKLEAYECGVQTVGDTWVQFRAQYYIFALIFVLFDVEAVFLFPWAVAYNQLGLYAVIEMALFLLLLLGGLLYAWRKGALEWV, from the coding sequence TTGTATCTCTTGCTCTCCCTGGTCCTTCTGGGAGCCACTCTGCTCCTCTGGTGGGCGTTGCGGCCCAAGAAGCCAAACCCCCTCAAACTTGAGGCCTATGAATGCGGCGTGCAGACGGTCGGGGATACCTGGGTGCAGTTCCGTGCCCAGTATTACATCTTCGCCCTCATCTTCGTGCTCTTCGATGTGGAGGCGGTGTTCCTCTTCCCGTGGGCCGTGGCTTACAACCAGCTGGGTCTGTATGCCGTGATCGAGATGGCCCTCTTCCTGCTCCTGCTGCTGGGCGGCTTGCTCTATGCTTGGCGAAAGGGCGCGCTGGAGTGGGTGTGA
- a CDS encoding tRNA-queuosine alpha-mannosyltransferase domain-containing protein: MEIWILDPWGTEERRAWAEGWTRHSRHQIRRLALPADPLPPDPVRGRERALALARRIRRALTGSATPDPTRLPAGRPHLLLALDGMDVAVFREATADLLEGIPVWIYWHDSALGRRRLSDPNRAALEASSARAADRLLFNAEGHRQRFLTALQAIDPAAAAMGAARSATLPPGFSFPTSSPRLTAPEAMGWFLWIFRGDLEALDRLLDAMGLAAAKGIDFRLIALSEDPPRAARALERLPRPLKARLFGILHPEDPEASRWAARSHALLETDPETRSPIWTMTFAARGIPPWVPEGSVLAELLPGLPTWRNGRELAEWIEMERGGAASASSRIPTRGFTFWLEALRPYAWPALAARYDASMAGGEAEGAP; encoded by the coding sequence ATGGAGATCTGGATCCTAGATCCTTGGGGGACAGAGGAGCGGCGGGCCTGGGCGGAGGGGTGGACTCGGCACAGCCGGCACCAAATCCGCCGGCTCGCCCTCCCCGCGGATCCGCTCCCACCCGACCCCGTCCGCGGGCGGGAGCGAGCCTTGGCCCTCGCCCGCCGCATCCGCCGCGCCCTCACCGGATCCGCCACCCCGGATCCAACCCGCCTGCCCGCCGGCCGGCCCCACCTCCTCCTGGCCCTGGACGGCATGGATGTCGCCGTCTTCCGGGAAGCGACCGCCGATCTTCTGGAGGGGATCCCCGTCTGGATCTACTGGCACGACAGCGCCCTCGGGCGGCGGCGCTTATCGGATCCCAACCGCGCGGCCCTGGAGGCGTCGTCCGCCCGCGCCGCGGACCGCCTGCTCTTCAACGCCGAGGGGCACCGCCAGCGCTTCCTAACTGCTCTACAGGCCATCGACCCAGCTGCGGCCGCCATGGGGGCAGCCCGCTCGGCCACCCTCCCACCCGGCTTCTCCTTCCCTACCTCATCTCCCCGGCTAACGGCCCCCGAGGCCATGGGATGGTTCCTCTGGATCTTTCGAGGCGATCTGGAGGCCCTCGATCGCCTCCTGGACGCCATGGGGCTGGCGGCGGCGAAAGGGATCGACTTCCGCCTGATCGCGCTGAGTGAAGATCCGCCCCGAGCGGCCCGCGCCCTCGAGCGGCTCCCCCGCCCCCTGAAGGCCCGCCTGTTTGGGATCCTCCATCCGGAGGACCCTGAGGCCAGCCGCTGGGCCGCCCGAAGCCACGCCCTCCTGGAAACAGACCCGGAGACCCGCTCCCCCATCTGGACTATGACCTTCGCCGCCCGAGGGATCCCTCCCTGGGTTCCCGAGGGGTCCGTGCTGGCGGAGCTGTTGCCCGGATTGCCCACGTGGCGAAACGGAAGGGAACTGGCGGAGTGGATCGAGATGGAACGAGGGGGCGCCGCGTCGGCCTCCTCCCGCATCCCTACTCGAGGATTCACCTTTTGGCTGGAAGCCCTTCGGCCCTATGCGTGGCCTGCCCTCGCCGCCCGCTATGATGCGTCCATGGCCGGCGGAGAAGCGGAGGGCGCGCCTTGA
- a CDS encoding phytoene/squalene synthase family protein has product MREETWAEWERPLVGWAYEAARSEALESSPRVGDVDRAYAVCEGIIRRYSRSFALASSLLPAEKRRAVRALYAFCRVTDDLVDAPRTDPAVALARWRALALSPQPPADEPVLVAWADARRRYRIPRGYVEQFLDGVARDLDLRPYETFAELAAYCYGVASTVGLMSMFIIGYTDRSALLYAVRLGVALQLTNILRDVGEDWRAGRLYLPREELRAFGISEEQIAEGRVDARWRAFMRFQITRARRLYAAALPGLRWLSPEGRVAIRAAAELYQGILGAIERNGYDVFTRRAALGPVARLWIALRAWWAERRPGAQGAPSASPPAMDAS; this is encoded by the coding sequence ATGCGGGAGGAGACCTGGGCGGAGTGGGAGCGTCCTCTTGTGGGGTGGGCGTATGAGGCGGCCCGCTCGGAGGCTCTGGAGTCTTCTCCGAGGGTGGGGGATGTGGATCGGGCGTATGCGGTCTGCGAGGGGATCATCCGGCGTTACAGCCGGTCTTTCGCCTTGGCCTCGTCCCTGTTGCCGGCGGAGAAGCGACGGGCGGTGCGGGCCCTTTATGCCTTCTGTCGGGTAACAGATGATTTGGTCGATGCACCGCGGACCGATCCTGCGGTGGCCCTGGCGCGGTGGCGGGCTCTTGCCCTCTCCCCTCAGCCTCCGGCGGACGAGCCGGTGCTGGTAGCCTGGGCCGATGCCCGAAGACGCTACCGCATCCCCCGCGGCTATGTGGAGCAGTTTCTGGATGGGGTTGCCCGGGATCTGGACTTGCGTCCCTACGAGACCTTTGCGGAGCTGGCGGCTTACTGTTACGGGGTGGCCTCGACGGTGGGGCTGATGAGCATGTTCATCATCGGCTACACGGATCGCTCAGCCCTCCTTTACGCCGTCCGGCTGGGAGTGGCCCTGCAGCTCACGAACATCCTGCGGGATGTGGGGGAGGATTGGCGAGCGGGCCGGCTGTATCTGCCCCGGGAGGAGCTGCGGGCCTTCGGGATCTCAGAGGAGCAGATTGCGGAGGGGCGGGTGGATGCCCGATGGCGGGCCTTCATGCGCTTCCAGATCACGCGGGCGCGGCGCCTCTACGCCGCCGCTCTCCCCGGCCTGCGCTGGCTCTCCCCGGAGGGGCGGGTGGCCATCCGCGCCGCCGCCGAGCTGTATCAGGGGATCCTCGGGGCGATCGAGCGCAACGGCTACGATGTGTTCACCCGCCGCGCCGCCCTGGGCCCGGTGGCCCGGTTGTGGATCGCCCTCCGCGCGTGGTGGGCGGAACGCAGGCCGGGCGCTCAAGGCGCGCCCTCCGCTTCTCCGCCGGCCATGGACGCATCATAG
- a CDS encoding phytoene desaturase family protein, with translation MRTLEVVVIGAGVGGIALAARLARQGARVTVFEKNEGPGGRCDRWVWEGHRFDTGPTLLLMPEIFAETYAELGERLEDHLALRRVDPTYLVHFEDGTVLQMTADLPTMRDQLEALEPGSFTAFLRYLADGHRFYEVARREFIGRNFRHWWEYFSPARLPLLLQLRALTAHYQDVGRYFRDPRLRAAFTFQDMYLGLSPFEAPATYALLAASEITQGVWFPKGGMYRVVESLTAIAEGHGVRFHYRTPVAAIEVDEDRVTGVRLEGGERVRADLVVANADLPYVYRHLLPPGPEAEAMARLRYTCSAITFYWGLRKSLPDLWAHNVFLAGDYRKSFEQIFRDLRLPEEPSFYVHAPARLDPDAAPPGEDTVMVLVPTGHLPADGRPPEDLQAMVERARAAVEARLARALGWPLGPLRKFERVYTPHTWQTRYHLERGAAFGLSHTFAQVGYLRPANRHPRYRNLYFVGASTHPGTGLPIVLLSARLTAQRIVEECAAWFAARRYPVPRASATA, from the coding sequence ATGAGGACATTGGAGGTTGTAGTGATCGGAGCAGGGGTGGGGGGGATCGCCCTTGCTGCCCGGCTGGCGCGACAGGGGGCGCGCGTGACCGTGTTCGAGAAGAACGAAGGGCCGGGAGGCCGCTGCGACCGCTGGGTGTGGGAGGGCCATCGCTTCGACACCGGGCCCACGCTGCTGTTGATGCCCGAGATCTTCGCCGAAACTTACGCTGAGCTCGGCGAGCGGCTGGAAGACCATCTCGCGCTGCGGCGGGTGGATCCCACTTACCTCGTGCATTTCGAAGATGGGACCGTCCTGCAGATGACGGCGGATCTGCCGACGATGCGGGATCAGCTGGAGGCCCTGGAGCCGGGCAGCTTCACGGCCTTCCTGCGCTATCTCGCGGATGGGCACCGCTTCTACGAAGTCGCCCGGCGGGAGTTCATCGGGCGCAATTTTCGCCACTGGTGGGAATACTTCAGCCCTGCTCGCCTGCCCCTCCTCCTGCAGCTGCGGGCCCTCACGGCCCACTATCAGGATGTGGGGCGCTATTTCCGGGATCCGCGGCTGCGCGCCGCCTTCACCTTCCAGGACATGTATCTGGGCCTCAGCCCTTTTGAGGCCCCCGCCACCTACGCGCTGCTGGCAGCGTCGGAGATCACCCAGGGCGTCTGGTTCCCCAAGGGAGGGATGTATCGGGTCGTGGAGTCCCTGACGGCCATCGCCGAAGGCCACGGCGTTCGCTTCCACTACCGCACCCCGGTGGCCGCGATCGAAGTCGATGAGGACCGGGTGACAGGGGTTCGTCTGGAGGGCGGGGAGCGAGTGCGGGCGGACCTCGTGGTGGCCAACGCCGACCTTCCCTATGTGTATCGCCATTTGCTTCCTCCGGGGCCGGAGGCGGAGGCCATGGCCCGGCTTCGTTACACATGCTCGGCGATCACCTTCTACTGGGGCCTTCGGAAGTCGCTGCCCGACCTGTGGGCTCACAACGTGTTCCTGGCCGGAGACTATCGCAAGAGCTTCGAACAGATCTTCCGGGACCTCCGGCTGCCGGAGGAGCCCAGTTTCTACGTGCACGCCCCGGCCCGCCTCGACCCAGACGCCGCCCCGCCTGGCGAGGACACCGTGATGGTTTTGGTGCCCACCGGACATCTGCCTGCGGATGGTCGTCCGCCAGAGGACCTGCAGGCCATGGTGGAGCGGGCCCGAGCGGCGGTGGAGGCGCGTCTGGCTCGGGCCCTGGGGTGGCCGCTGGGGCCCTTGCGAAAGTTCGAACGGGTGTATACCCCGCACACGTGGCAGACGCGTTACCATCTGGAGCGCGGGGCCGCCTTCGGCCTAAGCCACACGTTCGCCCAGGTGGGCTACCTGCGCCCGGCGAATCGTCATCCGCGTTACCGCAACCTCTACTTCGTGGGCGCCAGCACGCATCCGGGGACCGGGTTACCGATCGTGTTGCTGTCGGCTCGGTTAACGGCCCAGCGCATCGTCGAGGAATGTGCGGCGTGGTTTGCAGCACGCCGCTATCCGGTGCCGAGGGCGTCAGCGACCGCGTAA